One genomic region from Argentina anserina chromosome 2, drPotAnse1.1, whole genome shotgun sequence encodes:
- the LOC126785513 gene encoding leucine-rich repeat receptor-like serine/threonine-protein kinase SKM1, with translation MAKKPRSTSLISCMLIIIFSIISYRSYALVDYDDRAEVELLLSFKAAVVHDPSHSLSSWSNSTAKNLCNWHGVSCIGGGVNSSHVNAIDLSGRNISGRLSSSLFHLSLLEKIDLSNNQLQGQVPHDAFTSSSSIRHLNLSNNNLTGQIPQGSLAGMETLDLCNNMISGNIPESIGSFSSLKFLDLGGNLLAGEIPISMSNMANLEYLTLASNQLTGKVPSQLGQVRNLKLIYLGYNNLSGEIPQEIGKLAALNHLDLVFNNLTGKIPDSLGNLTELHYLFLYGNKLTGPLPESIFGLRKLVSLDLSENYLSSEISEAISQLQKLEILHLFANNFAGKIPKSLASLPRLQVLQLWSNKFSGEIPDDLGKQSNLTVVDLSTNYLTGIVPDSLCYSGKLFKLILFSNSLEGDFTKSLASCKSLGRVRVQNNRLSGEISADFVQLPFVYFLDVSGNNISGRIDNKKWDLPSLQMLNIARNRLFGNLPESFGSDKLENLDLSENHLSGNISLNFRNLSELMQLKLSQNKFSGTIPQQLSSCQKLVSLDLSRNQLIGTIPISLSEMPVLGQLDLSHNQLSGVIPPNLGVIMSLVQVNISHNHLHGNLPSTGAFLAINASSVAGNNLCGGDTTTGLPPCKRKSVRNNSTWWFILTCFLVALAAFGVAGFVVVYIRRRKDLELKTVDSEDEIWKVQFFEPKISRSVSVEDILSAAKQSNVISIGNKGAQFVVKEDAVNSISPTFWSKLAEFGHLQHPNIIRLIGICQSEKSTYVIHEYCEGKALCQILRNVNWEQRRKIAVGIARALRFLHVSCSPSVVIGCVSPEKVIVDAKDEPRLWLSIPLLRDSKGFVSSAYIAPEVKESKDFTEKSDIYGFGLVLIELLTGKCPADIELGGHESIVQWARYCYSDCHLDMWTDQMIRGHVLKNQNEIVEIMNLALHCTAGDPMARPSANELYKTLDSVRKTNSCVAVNL, from the exons ATGGCGAAGAAACCTCGAAGCACTAGTCTCATATCTTGCATGTTGatcatcattttctcaatcatctCATATCGTAGCTATGCTTTGGTTGATTATGATGATCGGGCTGAAGTTGAACTTCTATTGTCCTTCAAGGCTGCCGTCGTCCACGACCCTTCACACTCCCTCTCAAGCTGGAGCAACTCCACGGCAAAAAATCTATGCAATTGGCACGGCGTTTCATGTATTGGTGGTGGTGTCAACTCGTCGCACGTCAACGCCATCGATCTCTCTGGAAGAAACATCTCTGGCAGATTATCGTCTTCACTATTTCACTTGTCACTCCTAGAAAAAATCGACCTCTCCAACAATCAGCTACAAGGCCAAGTTCCTCATGATGCATTCACCAGCTCAAGTTCCATTCGACATCTCAATCTCAGCAACAATAACCTAACCGGTCAAATCCCACAAGGTTCACTTGCGGGTATGGAGACACTGGACTTGTGTAACAACATGATTTCGGGAAATATACCCGAAAGCATTGGTTCGTTCTCCAGCTTGAAGTTTCTTGATCTTGGTGGTAATCTTTTAGCAGGAGAAATTCCAATTTCCATGTCAAATATGGCTAACTTGGAGTACTTGACCTTGGCTTCGAACCAACTAACTGGCAAAGTTCCGAGCCAGTTAGGCCAAGTCAGGAACTTGAAGTTGATATACTTGGGCTACAACAATCTCTCCGGTGAAATCCCGCAAGAGATTGGTAAGCTTGCTGCTTTGAATCATCTTGATCTTGTTTTCAACAATCTCACCGGCAAAATCCCGGATTCTCTAGGAAACCTTACTGAGCTCCATTATCTCTTCCTCTACGGAAACAAGCTCACAGGTCCACTTCCTGAATCCATTTTTGGTCTCCGGAAGCTTGTCTCACTTGATCTTAGTGAGAATTATCTTTCGAGTGAAATTTCTGAAGCTATCAGTCAGCTACAGAAACTTGAAATTCTTCATCTTTTCGCAAACAACTTTGCCGGAAAGATTCCAAAATCCCTTGCTTCCTTGCCTCGTCTGCAAGTCCTTCAGCTGTGGTCGAACAAGTTCTCAGGGGAGATTCCGGATGATCTTGGAAAGCAGAGCAATCTCACTGTTGTAGATTTATCTACAAACTACCTCACCGGAATAGTACCCGATTCCCTATGCTACTCGGGGAAACTTTTCAAACtcattctcttttccaattctCTTGAAGGTGATTTCACAAAAAGTCTGGCTTCTTGCAAGAGCTTAGGCCGAGTTCGAGTTCAAAACAACCGGCTCTCCGGTGAAATATCAGCCGATTTTGTACAGCTTCCGTTTGTGTACTTCTTGGATGTCTCGGGCAATAATATTTCCGGGAGAATTGATAACAAAAAGTGGGATCTGCCTTCACTTCAAATGCTGAATATCGCGAGAAATAGGCTTTTCGGCAACTTACCGGAGTCCTTCGGCAGCGACAAGCTCGAGAACTTAGACTTGTCTGAAAATCATTTATCGGGAAATATCTCCTTGAATTTCAGGAACTTATCGGAGCTGATGCAGTTAAAGCTTTCTCAAAACAAATTCTCCGGTACCATCCCTCAACAATTGTCTTCGTGTCAAAAACTCGTGAGCCTAGACCTCAGCCGCAACCAGCTTATCGGCACAATTCCGATCAGCCTCTCTGAGATGCCAGTTCTTGGACAGCTTGATTTATCCCATAACCAACTTTCCGGCGTAATTCCACCAAACCTAGGCGTGATCATGTCGCTTGTTCAAGTGAACATTTCTCACAACCACCTTCATGGAAACTTGCCTTCTACAGGAGCATTTCTTGCCATAAATGCGAGCTCGGTGGCCGGGAACAACCTTTGTGGCGGCGACACCACGACTGGTTTGCCACCATGCAAGCGGAAAAGCGTAAGAAACAACTCCACGTGGTGGTTTATTCTCACTTGCTTTCTCGTTGCTTTAGCTGCTTTTGGCGTTGCTGGTTTTGTCGTTGTTTACATTCGGAGACGAAAGGATTTGGAGCTTAAAACTGTGGACAGTGAAGATGAAATTTGGAAAGTGCAATTCTTTGagcctaaaatttcaagatcAGTTTCAGTAGAGGATATTTTGTCAGCAGCTAAACAGAGTAATGTCATTTCAATTGGCAACAAAGGTGCACAATTTGTTGTAAAAGAGGATGCTGTGAATTCTATTTCACCAACATTTTGGTCTAAACTGGCGGAATTCGGACACCTTCAGCATCCCAACATTATCCGGTTGATCGGAATATGCCAATCTGAAAAGAGCACATATGTCATTCACGAATATTGCGAAGGGAAAGCATTGTGTCAAATTTTGAGGAATGTGAACTGGGAGCAACGACGGAAGATTGCCGTTGGGATCGCAAGAGCTCTACGGTTCTTGCACGTCTCTTGCTCTCCGAGTGTGGTCATAGGTTGTGTGTCTCCTGAGAAAGTAATCGTTGACGCAAAAGATGAGCCTCGTCTTTGGTTGAGTATTCCCCTTCTCAGAGACTCCAAGGGTTTTGTTTCTTCTGCATATATTGCTCCAG AAGTTAAAGAAAGCAAAGACTTCACCGAGAAAAGTGACATCTATGGTTTTGGTTTAGTCCTCATCGAATTACTGACCGGAAAATGCCCCGCCGACATAGAGTTGGGTGGACACGAGAGCATTGTTCAGTGGGCAAGGTATTGCTACTCGGATTGCCATCTTGATATGTGGACCGACCAGATGATCCGAGGGCACGTATTGAAGAATCAGAATGAAATTGTTGAAATCATGAACCTAGCCCTGCACTGTACTGCTGGTGACCCCATGGCTAGACCATCTGCAAATGAACTATACAAAACCCTAGACTCTGTAAGGAAGACAAATTCTTGTGTTGCAGTAAACTTATAG
- the LOC126784298 gene encoding uncharacterized protein LOC126784298, which produces MVRAASDIDQNDQGLLRRTSSDVSVEIIGNLKRELGIFSSSKNNNLSTIDEVKQAECECCGMKEECTQAYIAKVEDSFSGKWVCGLCSEAVKERMKRSAQKSIAIEEAVSSHRDVCQKFNNTRLNPKLSLTFAMRDIAKRSEESRISRNSSCTPKLTRRSSCVPRIK; this is translated from the exons ATGGTAAGGGCAGCATCAGATATCGACCAA AATGATCAAGGGCTTCTCCGAAGGACAAGTTCTGATGTGTCTGTCGAAATCATAGGCAATCTTAAGAGGGAATTGGGAATCTTTAGCAGCAGCAAGAATAATAATCTTAGCACGATTGATGAGGTGAAGCAAGCAGAATGTGAATGCTGTGGGATGAAAGAGGAATGCACGCAGGCCTACATAGCCAAAGTTGAGGATTCCTTCTCAGGAAAATGGGTTTGTGGGCTCTGTTCTGAAGCTgtgaaagaaagaatgaaaagatcAGCTCAGAAATCGATTGCCATTGAAGAAGCTGTGAGCTCTCACAGGGATGTATGCCAGAAATTTAACAATACCAGACTAAATCCCAAGCTATCCTTAACATTTGCAATGAGGGACATAGCGAAACGAAGCGAGGAGAGCAGAATTTCCAGGAACTCGTCATGCACGCCCAAGCTTACACGAAGAAGTAGCTGTGTTCCAAGGATTAAGTAA
- the LOC126784300 gene encoding uncharacterized protein LOC126784300 gives MSIEVLSKELAAIVIHDHDEKPLPPISEVEEAKCECCGLSEECTAEYINRVRNQFSGKLICGLCAEAVNGEMDKNGGKKEEAVNEHMSACVKFNRLERANPVLYQAEAIKEILRKSSSTGRSKSMNYNSGVQKNNGSLARSSSCIPAITAREVGDQDATKPSY, from the coding sequence ATGTCGATAGAAGTTCTGAGCAAAGAGTTGGCCGCCATTGTCATTCACGATCACGACGAGAAGCCACTGCCGCCCATATCGGAAGTCGAAGAGGCCAAATGCGAGTGCTGCGGCCTGTCCGAGGAGTGCACGGCTGAGTACATTAATCGCGTCCGAAACCAGTTTTCGGGGAAGCTGATTTGCGGGCTGTGCGCTGAAGCCGTGAATGGAGAGATGGACAAGAATGGAGGCAAGAAGGAAGAGGCTGTGAATGAGCACATGAGTGCTTGCGTCAAGTTCAATAGGCTTGAGAGGGCGAACCCTGTTCTGTACCAAGCTGAAGCCATCAAAGAGATTTTGAGGAAGAGTAGTTCTACTGGCAGGTCCAAATCTATGAACTACAATAGTGGTGTTCAGAAGAACAATGGTAGTCTGGCGCGGAGCTCTAGTTGCATTCCGGCTATCACTGCCAGAGAAGTTGGTGATCAAGACGCTACTAAACCGAGCTACTAG